One window from the genome of Bacillus weihaiensis encodes:
- a CDS encoding PBP1A family penicillin-binding protein, with product MSEQYKSREERKKRQTQQNSKKKKNKKKTGLWKKVILSLFAIGIIGMIAGGITFAVIVSNAPPLDEKKLRDSFSSKLYDMNGDEISEFGQVKRTYVPYDEIPKVLEEAVLATEDARFYEHNGVDFIRIGGAFVANVQEGFGAEGGSTITQQVIKNSILSHEKTITRKVQELWLAFQLEQNYSKQQILEMYLNKIYFPGNIYGVAQAAESFYGKPLQELELHEAAMIAGIPQSPNNYNPRTNPESAEKRRNIVLTLMAKHGYITEAEADEAKAIPVQSTVVEATEKANPYHAFVEEVIEEVKEKTDIDAGTAGLQIYTTLDPDAQKTVENVLNGDSINFPDEELQAGISLIDTQTGEIRAIGGGRNQPVGGYNYATDTRRQPGSTIKPVLDYGPAIEHLKWSTYEQITDEPYTYSNGTPINNWDTSYKGQMSMRDALAYSRNIPALKALQAVGLDKAEEFAEGIGIPIDNMVESYSIGGFTNGVSPLQMAGAFSAFGHNGIYIEPHAVKKVVLSDGTEINLEPEPKPAMSDYTAFMITDMMKSVVRYGTGTAVSLSSVNIAGKTGTTNFSEEDKAKYNVPNGAAKDAWFVGYNPNYTAAVWTGYNITKDSEKVYLEGKEQKLAQAMFKAVFEEVASGDTSDFEQPNSVIKKAIEKGSKDAVLASDYTPSNRITYEYFVKGTEPTQVSKKFEKLDKPSGLQINYDQVTNSISINWNYNESQLENVSFEVSQSIDEGPYQVVNKSKGMKYEIADVIPGAIYSFQVVAISDDDESNKSDAAVTKVQVPEPEVDVPELPGEETNDDEADSEEDTESEIEEDEQNSDNEQDSEEENEQEEEQDQEQNDQQQEPAVEATTPTPGNNNNKKKNEKETNESEE from the coding sequence ATGAGTGAACAATATAAAAGTCGTGAGGAACGAAAAAAACGACAAACTCAACAGAATAGTAAAAAGAAAAAGAATAAAAAGAAAACTGGATTATGGAAAAAAGTAATCTTAAGTTTATTTGCCATTGGAATTATCGGTATGATTGCTGGAGGTATTACCTTCGCGGTTATCGTATCAAATGCCCCTCCTTTGGATGAGAAAAAATTAAGAGATTCTTTCTCGTCAAAATTATATGATATGAATGGTGATGAAATATCCGAATTCGGACAAGTGAAAAGGACTTATGTTCCATATGATGAAATCCCTAAAGTTCTTGAAGAGGCAGTTCTTGCTACTGAGGACGCTCGCTTTTATGAGCATAATGGAGTAGATTTTATTCGAATTGGTGGAGCATTTGTTGCAAATGTACAAGAAGGCTTTGGTGCTGAAGGTGGTAGTACGATTACACAGCAGGTCATCAAGAATTCAATTTTGTCTCATGAAAAAACCATTACACGTAAAGTACAAGAGCTTTGGCTAGCCTTTCAATTAGAACAAAACTATTCAAAGCAACAAATCTTAGAAATGTATTTAAATAAGATTTACTTCCCTGGAAACATATATGGAGTTGCACAAGCAGCTGAGTCGTTCTATGGTAAGCCGCTCCAAGAATTAGAGCTACATGAGGCTGCAATGATTGCCGGAATACCGCAAAGTCCAAATAATTATAATCCGAGAACGAACCCCGAAAGTGCGGAAAAACGCAGAAACATTGTGTTAACACTAATGGCTAAGCATGGGTATATTACGGAAGCAGAAGCCGATGAAGCTAAAGCTATCCCTGTACAATCAACTGTTGTAGAAGCTACAGAAAAAGCAAATCCTTATCATGCATTTGTAGAAGAAGTCATAGAAGAAGTGAAGGAAAAAACTGATATTGATGCTGGAACTGCAGGTCTTCAAATTTATACAACACTAGATCCAGATGCCCAAAAAACTGTCGAGAATGTCCTAAATGGAGATTCTATTAATTTCCCTGATGAGGAACTTCAAGCAGGTATTTCCCTAATTGACACACAAACAGGTGAAATTCGAGCAATTGGTGGTGGTCGTAACCAACCAGTAGGTGGATATAACTATGCAACAGATACGCGAAGACAGCCAGGGTCAACAATTAAACCAGTTCTTGACTATGGTCCTGCAATTGAACATTTAAAATGGTCTACCTACGAACAAATTACAGATGAACCATACACATATAGCAATGGAACACCAATAAACAATTGGGACACCAGTTATAAAGGTCAAATGTCAATGCGTGATGCTCTTGCTTATTCAAGAAATATTCCAGCTTTAAAAGCTTTACAAGCAGTTGGATTAGATAAAGCAGAGGAATTTGCAGAAGGAATAGGTATACCAATTGATAACATGGTTGAGTCTTATTCAATTGGTGGATTCACTAATGGTGTATCTCCTCTTCAAATGGCTGGAGCTTTTAGTGCTTTCGGTCATAATGGTATTTACATTGAACCACATGCTGTTAAAAAGGTTGTATTAAGCGATGGAACTGAAATTAATCTGGAACCAGAACCAAAACCGGCAATGAGTGATTATACAGCATTTATGATAACTGACATGATGAAATCTGTTGTACGTTATGGTACTGGTACTGCCGTATCCCTTTCTTCTGTTAATATCGCTGGTAAAACAGGCACAACCAATTTTAGTGAAGAAGATAAAGCCAAATATAATGTTCCAAACGGAGCTGCTAAAGATGCTTGGTTTGTTGGGTATAATCCTAATTACACCGCTGCCGTTTGGACTGGATATAACATCACTAAAGATAGTGAAAAAGTTTATTTAGAAGGGAAAGAACAAAAATTAGCTCAAGCAATGTTTAAAGCTGTTTTTGAAGAAGTGGCATCGGGCGATACCTCCGATTTTGAGCAACCAAACAGTGTCATTAAAAAAGCAATTGAAAAAGGCTCAAAAGATGCTGTATTAGCAAGTGATTACACACCATCCAATCGGATAACATATGAATATTTCGTTAAAGGCACTGAGCCTACACAGGTTTCTAAGAAATTTGAAAAGCTCGACAAACCTTCGGGCTTACAAATAAATTATGATCAAGTAACAAACTCAATTAGCATTAATTGGAACTACAATGAAAGTCAATTGGAGAATGTATCCTTTGAGGTGAGTCAATCCATTGATGAAGGACCCTACCAAGTTGTAAATAAATCAAAAGGTATGAAATATGAGATCGCTGATGTTATACCTGGTGCCATCTATTCCTTCCAGGTTGTTGCCATTAGTGATGATGATGAAAGCAATAAAAGTGATGCTGCTGTCACCAAAGTTCAAGTACCTGAGCCTGAAGTTGATGTACCGGAATTACCTGGTGAAGAAACCAATGATGATGAAGCAGATTCAGAGGAAGATACTGAATCAGAAATAGAGGAAGATGAACAGAATTCCGATAATGAACAAGACTCTGAAGAAGAAAACGAGCAAGAAGAAGAACAAGATCAGGAACAAAATGATCAACAACAAGAACCTGCAGTAGAAGCTACAACACCGACACCAGGTAACAACAACAATAAGAAGAAAAATGAAAAAGAAACAAATGAAAGTGAAGAATAA
- the recU gene encoding Holliday junction resolvase RecU, with product MFRYPNGKVYQPKEQEVKKKRQQQHPSFTYSNRGMSLEDDLNETNQYYLAHQIAVIHKKPTPVQIVNVDYPRRSAAVIREAYFKQSSTTDYNGIYKGKYIDFEAKETKNKTSFPLQNFHNHQIDHMKSVIRQGGICFVILSAFQQFYFLEAEPLFTFWDRKENGGRKSISSDEINKYAHVIPQGYQARIDYLKIIDKLYF from the coding sequence ATTTTTCGTTATCCTAACGGAAAGGTGTATCAACCAAAAGAACAAGAAGTAAAAAAAAAGCGACAGCAACAGCACCCTTCTTTCACATATAGTAACCGAGGAATGTCTCTAGAGGATGATCTTAATGAGACTAATCAATATTATTTAGCTCATCAAATAGCAGTGATACATAAGAAGCCTACACCCGTCCAAATAGTCAATGTCGATTATCCTAGAAGGAGTGCAGCTGTAATTCGGGAGGCTTACTTTAAACAAAGCTCAACAACTGATTACAATGGAATTTATAAAGGAAAGTACATTGATTTTGAAGCTAAAGAAACGAAGAACAAAACATCTTTTCCGCTTCAAAATTTCCACAACCATCAAATTGACCATATGAAAAGTGTCATCCGTCAAGGTGGGATATGTTTCGTTATCCTTTCTGCTTTTCAACAATTTTATTTTTTAGAAGCAGAGCCCCTCTTTACATTTTGGGATCGTAAAGAAAACGGTGGCCGCAAATCTATATCAAGTGATGAAATCAACAAATATGCGCATGTTATACCTCAAGGATATCAAGCAAGGATTGACTATCTTAAAATTATCGATAAACTATATTTTTAA
- a CDS encoding DUF2515 family protein: MYKPKIDEFINEKEILSYIGITTKRKNYDNISRTLAYQKYYFQHREIKWAYLASMVSRNAGWSMTDLQGKWFRKSLTEEQRHLLFLTYERANWMIFQDAFPQLLIYSFSKKFNRPLFHLLPHLQVSRFMEEEWLSFWKEPDLDRLMKALIINEQNVIQKPILEKEPYKSHVFKSIPYKFQDLFHFSTVLFPTLEGSLFGFSVYDFSEITNRIDLGKKLAWLLFESGLYEKFVVFSQSVSHTGSRYDYEFLFPDKRKRETPLLRTTYPIISHSLDEGKEDWFHGQNTKKWFKEIKIPKKYELTFWFKHKQDQLHMLTLLQEYWKQRK; this comes from the coding sequence ATGTATAAGCCGAAAATAGACGAATTCATCAATGAAAAAGAAATCCTGTCTTATATAGGTATTACGACAAAAAGAAAAAATTATGACAACATTTCGCGTACATTAGCTTACCAAAAGTATTATTTTCAACATAGGGAAATAAAATGGGCATATTTAGCAAGTATGGTATCTAGAAACGCTGGATGGAGTATGACAGATTTACAAGGAAAATGGTTTCGTAAATCACTTACGGAAGAGCAAAGACATCTCTTATTTTTAACTTATGAACGTGCTAATTGGATGATTTTTCAGGATGCTTTTCCACAACTACTTATTTATTCGTTTTCTAAGAAGTTTAATCGCCCTTTGTTTCATTTACTTCCTCATTTACAAGTTTCACGTTTTATGGAAGAAGAGTGGTTATCCTTTTGGAAAGAGCCTGACTTAGACCGTTTAATGAAGGCACTCATTATAAATGAACAAAATGTCATACAAAAACCTATTTTGGAAAAAGAACCATATAAAAGTCATGTGTTTAAATCAATACCATATAAATTCCAAGATCTTTTTCATTTTAGCACTGTTTTATTTCCAACATTGGAAGGAAGTCTTTTTGGTTTTTCAGTATACGATTTTAGTGAAATTACTAATCGTATTGATCTTGGAAAAAAATTAGCTTGGCTGCTTTTTGAATCAGGTTTATATGAAAAGTTTGTAGTTTTCTCACAATCAGTAAGTCATACAGGCTCTAGATATGATTATGAATTTCTTTTTCCCGACAAGCGCAAAAGAGAAACACCTTTACTGCGTACAACGTATCCAATCATTTCACATTCTTTAGACGAAGGAAAAGAAGATTGGTTTCATGGTCAAAATACAAAAAAGTGGTTTAAGGAGATCAAGATACCGAAAAAATATGAGCTAACTTTCTGGTTTAAACATAAACAAGATCAACTGCATATGTTAACCCTTTTACAAGAATATTGGAAACAGAGAAAATGA
- a CDS encoding spore protein yields MAKKPKDKQQKAEERTNIPTDKKLDGPNRPST; encoded by the coding sequence ATGGCAAAAAAACCAAAAGATAAGCAACAAAAAGCAGAAGAAAGAACAAATATTCCGACAGATAAGAAATTAGACGGACCAAACCGTCCTTCTACCTAA
- a CDS encoding DUF1798 family protein, whose product MELITSSKELLTLLEECMERFNKHEVKPEKTEEYFFNQVKPSFERATTSIQIWKPLANDWIIKNKPKYIHVTQLDSTIEHIEQVVLQSFYRDINRQRFYNLHHSVEYVVESILDEMESED is encoded by the coding sequence ATGGAATTAATTACATCATCTAAAGAGCTTCTCACTCTTTTAGAAGAATGTATGGAGAGGTTTAATAAGCATGAGGTAAAACCTGAGAAAACAGAGGAATATTTTTTCAACCAAGTTAAGCCCTCTTTCGAACGTGCAACTACATCCATTCAAATTTGGAAACCGTTAGCAAACGATTGGATCATAAAGAATAAACCTAAATATATTCATGTAACACAATTAGACTCTACGATTGAACATATTGAACAAGTAGTATTGCAATCCTTTTATAGAGATATAAACAGACAACGATTTTATAATTTGCATCATTCAGTAGAATACGTAGTAGAAAGTATATTGGATGAAATGGAAAGCGAAGACTAG
- a CDS encoding MFS transporter, protein MTYKQKEPIWTKAFISIFISNFFIFLAFYGLLTSLPIYVVNKLNGSTADAGLIVTIFLLSAIIIRPFSGKLLEDFGKKRVLVISMIFFTLSSFMYLWIQHFTILLVLRFFHGIWFSIATTATGAIAADIVPLKRRGEGLGYFAMSMNLAVVSGPFIALTLIQTTSFLVLFLILGSLSTLGVFITAISKPNNPTLSKPDSKDKGHLKLSDLFDSKALPIAIVGTLIAFTYSSVISFISTYANELNLLNAASLFFAVFAVTMIISRPFSGRLFDSKGPNIVIYPALGFFMIGLLLLSMTETTLMFLFSGAFIGLGYGTIVPCLQTLAIQSTDRHRSGHATATFFTFFDTGIAAGSFLLGIIASHFGYSTLYLLSAIFIIVVTFVYRWVQGQTNGHSSSLDWSESH, encoded by the coding sequence TTGACGTATAAACAAAAAGAACCTATTTGGACGAAAGCCTTTATCAGTATCTTCATCAGCAACTTTTTCATTTTCTTAGCGTTTTACGGATTACTTACTTCCTTACCAATTTATGTTGTTAATAAGCTTAACGGATCTACAGCAGATGCTGGTCTAATTGTCACCATTTTTCTTTTATCAGCTATTATCATTCGTCCGTTTTCAGGGAAGTTATTAGAGGACTTTGGAAAAAAAAGAGTTCTAGTTATTAGTATGATTTTCTTTACCTTATCATCTTTTATGTACCTATGGATTCAACATTTCACTATTTTACTCGTTTTACGCTTCTTTCATGGTATCTGGTTTAGTATTGCGACAACAGCTACTGGAGCCATTGCTGCTGATATCGTTCCGCTTAAAAGACGAGGAGAAGGACTTGGATATTTTGCAATGTCTATGAACTTAGCGGTTGTATCTGGACCTTTTATTGCATTAACACTAATACAAACGACATCTTTTCTAGTACTTTTTCTTATCTTAGGTAGTTTAAGTACTCTAGGTGTTTTTATTACCGCTATTAGTAAACCAAATAATCCTACTTTAAGTAAACCTGATTCAAAAGATAAAGGGCATCTTAAGCTTAGTGATTTATTTGATAGTAAGGCCCTTCCAATTGCTATCGTAGGAACACTAATAGCCTTTACCTATTCAAGTGTTATTTCTTTCATTTCTACTTATGCGAATGAACTGAATTTACTAAATGCTGCAAGTTTATTCTTTGCTGTATTTGCTGTTACTATGATTATCTCGAGACCTTTTAGTGGTCGATTATTTGATTCAAAGGGACCAAATATTGTTATCTATCCTGCACTCGGTTTCTTTATGATCGGTTTATTATTATTAAGTATGACAGAGACTACCTTAATGTTTCTATTCTCAGGCGCTTTTATTGGTTTAGGGTACGGCACAATTGTTCCATGTTTACAAACCTTAGCAATTCAATCAACAGATCGACATCGAAGTGGACATGCTACAGCGACGTTTTTCACCTTTTTTGACACAGGAATAGCTGCAGGCTCCTTCCTATTAGGAATTATTGCTAGCCACTTTGGATATTCCACTCTCTATTTGTTATCAGCTATCTTTATCATTGTGGTTACATTTGTGTATAGATGGGTTCAAGGTCAAACGAATGGACATTCCTCGTCATTAGATTGGAGCGAGTCGCACTAA
- a CDS encoding MarR family winged helix-turn-helix transcriptional regulator: MDNTNQLFHLLYQKTRHMTKELNGSLQKHELFSSQWSILYCLMTKGSMTQSEIWRYLGVEAPTVTRTLIKLEEFGWIQRSSGQDKRERLVSLTEKAYKQLPFVEDDVKTFEKVMISNLTSEEQNQLYYLLSKLGEKSDME; encoded by the coding sequence ATGGATAATACGAACCAATTATTTCACTTGTTGTATCAAAAAACGAGACACATGACAAAAGAACTTAATGGATCATTACAAAAACATGAATTGTTTAGCTCGCAATGGTCTATCCTTTATTGCCTAATGACTAAGGGATCAATGACTCAAAGTGAGATATGGCGTTATCTTGGTGTCGAAGCTCCAACTGTAACACGAACATTAATAAAGCTTGAAGAATTTGGTTGGATTCAACGTTCATCAGGTCAGGATAAACGTGAACGACTTGTCTCTTTAACGGAAAAAGCATATAAACAGCTACCCTTCGTGGAAGATGATGTTAAAACATTCGAAAAGGTAATGATTTCAAATTTAACAAGTGAGGAACAGAATCAATTATATTACCTACTAAGTAAATTAGGAGAAAAATCCGATATGGAGTGA
- a CDS encoding YppG family protein: MYQQQYPYFERRTRRQQTQYSPYLSYGNYQPYLDQSQGVQQNPYYFQHPYQEQQNQVFHHQPYVPFNSPTKNYMAQPFPTPYPKPTPYMKQQPSGFQTVISQFKKSDGQLDFDKMMNTAGQMMNAVNQMGGLFKGVTSMFKV; encoded by the coding sequence TTGTACCAGCAACAATATCCTTATTTTGAAAGAAGGACTCGAAGACAACAAACTCAGTATTCACCTTATCTGTCGTATGGAAATTATCAACCTTACCTAGATCAAAGTCAAGGAGTTCAACAGAACCCATATTATTTTCAACATCCTTATCAGGAACAACAAAATCAAGTGTTTCACCATCAACCTTATGTACCCTTTAACAGTCCCACAAAAAATTATATGGCGCAACCATTTCCAACGCCTTATCCAAAGCCAACACCATATATGAAACAGCAACCGTCTGGGTTTCAAACAGTCATATCTCAATTCAAGAAATCTGATGGGCAATTAGACTTTGATAAGATGATGAATACTGCTGGGCAAATGATGAATGCGGTAAATCAAATGGGAGGATTATTTAAAGGTGTCACTTCCATGTTTAAAGTGTAA
- a CDS encoding sigma-G-dependent sporulation-specific acid-soluble spore protein CsgA, whose amino-acid sequence MDFTLGYLREALSNYERSSVCERIVGKLGEQSFTSEVEFVRILDEDEIQFLNNILPDEIKYAFDEQDFIRGNQLNEVYEQLI is encoded by the coding sequence ATGGATTTCACCTTAGGATATTTAAGAGAAGCTTTATCAAATTATGAACGTAGCTCAGTTTGCGAACGAATTGTAGGAAAATTAGGGGAGCAATCTTTTACAAGCGAAGTTGAATTTGTAAGAATTTTAGATGAGGATGAAATACAATTTTTAAATAACATCCTCCCTGATGAAATAAAATACGCGTTTGACGAGCAGGACTTTATAAGAGGTAATCAGTTAAACGAGGTATACGAACAATTAATTTAA
- a CDS encoding Hsp20/alpha crystallin family protein produces MKKKADLVNQNNGKTMGSLDFFQIVDQFFRSEPIKQFIGEFDAILDQSFPHQPITADTYETDENCIITLKIPPVKKDQIRLELYEQYLTIQITNKEEIQEYNENHATYRSFSSLDRVSKTILLPYPVKEHEIKTTFQDGTLLVTIPKKVRTIEIESHDA; encoded by the coding sequence ATGAAGAAAAAAGCTGATTTGGTAAACCAAAATAATGGTAAAACAATGGGAAGTCTAGATTTCTTTCAAATTGTTGATCAATTTTTTCGTTCTGAGCCAATTAAACAGTTTATCGGGGAATTCGATGCTATTTTGGATCAATCATTCCCTCATCAGCCCATTACAGCTGATACTTACGAAACGGATGAAAATTGTATCATTACACTAAAAATACCACCAGTAAAGAAAGATCAAATTCGACTTGAACTTTATGAACAATATTTAACAATACAAATTACCAATAAAGAAGAAATTCAAGAGTATAATGAAAACCACGCAACTTATAGAAGCTTTTCTTCGTTAGATCGAGTCTCTAAAACCATTCTTCTACCTTATCCCGTTAAAGAACATGAAATAAAAACAACTTTTCAAGACGGTACTCTACTTGTAACAATTCCGAAAAAAGTAAGAACAATAGAAATTGAAAGCCATGATGCTTAA